The Gossypium hirsutum isolate 1008001.06 chromosome D07, Gossypium_hirsutum_v2.1, whole genome shotgun sequence genome includes the window tttctccacctcttccataaaaccccttaagggtttatttTCAACAATGAACTCCAActaagtctaagcaatgctcaaacttggttataggaagtgacttagtcatcatatctgcaggattttcatgagtactaattttgctcacaacaatatcaccacgagcaataatatcacgaacaaaatgataccgaacatcaatgtgttttgttctctcatgaaacatttgatcttttgtaaggaagatgacactctaactgtcacaaaatactgtattgatttgaaggtcttcattgagttcactaaagagtctcTTCAACCatatagcttctttacaagcctcagtaatcgccatgtactcagcttcagtggtagacaaaacgactgtagtttgcaaagtggctttccaactgattgcacaacctccgattgtaaagacataaccggTGAGAGATCTTCTACTATCGAGGTCCccagcaaaatcaacatcaacatacccaatgattccatctctagttcttctaaactgtaagcaaacatcggtagtacctcgtaagtatcttaaaacctactgaactactttccaatgttttttaccaggattcgccatgtatctgctaactgcactaactgcatatgataaatctggacgtgaacaaaaccatggcatacatgagagatcccactgtactagagtatggaacatgtgacatgtactcaatctcatcatctgattgtggagacaaagccgatgaaagtctaaaatgagctactaaaggagtacttataggcttagcattctgcatattgaatctgGAAAGAACTTTCTCATtgtaccctttctgacttagatacaatttacttgctttcctatcattgaaaatctccataccaagtattttctttgctggtcccaagtctttcatctcaaattcttcacttagttgggctttgacctttcttatctctcctttatctttcgctgctatcaacatgtcatcaacataaaggagtagatacacaaaagaaccatcactgtttttcttaaagtaaacacaactgtcaaagctacttcttttaaaatcatgagaagtcataaaggaatcaaacctcttataccactgtcttggtgactgtttcaaaccgtaaagggactttttcagcaagcaaacatagtcatCTTTTTCTAAAACTGTAAAATCTTCTAGTTTTtgtatgtaaatatcctcctcaagttctccatgcaaaaatgcagtttttacatctaactacccAAGcttcaaatcatgcatggccacaataccaagcaaagctcgaattgaACTATGTTTCACAattggagagaacacatctgtgaagtccactcctggaatttaaCTGTAACCCTTTGTAACAatccttgctttatatctgggttcttcaactcttggagtcccctctttctttttaaacactcatttacaacgaacaacctttttacctttaggaagtttcacaagatcccatgtttgatttttgtgtaatgattccatctcctcttgcatagcaaacatctacttttctgagtcttcacaactaaccgcctcagaataattagatggctcttggtttgtatctatatcttcagccacatttaaagcataagcaactagatcagcctcggcatacttctttagaggtttaatttctcttctagttctgtttttggcgatagagtattgtggtgaagaagcaactctattttgaatttttgtactggctttagtagtcgactctgttgtagattctagatcaatctgatgctccacctgcttttaattttctttattggaagagtctttaagagataagttaggtagcatagcagtttcatcaaaaacaacatctctgctaatcacaacttttctatttaggacaccataacttatacccttttacaccagctttataaccaagaaaaacacatttaatagatctcggttccaattttctaTTATccacatgagcatacgcaggacaaccaaagatctttaaatcagaatagtaaGCAGGATtcccagaccatacctcttgtggagtctttttctcaatggcaacggataaAGATtgattgatcaaaaaacatgcagtagaggctgcttctgcccaaaatgactttgataagttggcatttgacaacatacatcgaaccttctccatgatcgttctgttcattcgttctgcaacgccgttttgctgtggagtataataaactgtcaagtgtctcatgatcccttctgacttgcacagtttattaaattcatcagaacagaactctaagccattgtctgtgtggagatattttatttgctttcccgtctatttttcaatcatggttttccaagacttaaatgcggaaaacacatcacttttctgcttcagaaagaacgcccacacttttctggaaaaatcatcaataaaagttagcatataattagctccacctctcgaaggcactctggatggcccccatagatcagaatgaatatactctaacgtttccttcgtgttatggattcctctggtgaatcgaactctcttttgcttcctaaaaatgcagtgctcacagaacttcagtttgcaaattccttacccatcaataagtcctcttttgctcaattctgtcatgccattctcactcatatgccctaggcgcatatgctaaattttagtaatatcatcatctgacaaggaagaggatgacacagctacatcaccagtaatagtagaaccctgcaaaacatataacttggcagtttttctctgccctttcatcacaataagggaacctttagaaatcttcaaaaccctactttcagctgtgtatttgtacccttttgattcaagagtactcaatgtaattaaatttctctttaattctggaaCATGGCGTACGTCATtgagtgttctgacaactccatcaaacattttaactctaattgttccaacacatgtaattctacatgaagcattatttcccatcaacacaataccttcagacactatttcgtaagttgtaaaccaatcccgattgggactcatgtggaaggtgcaactcgaatcaaggatccactcctcgctcactttggaattgttgacagaagtgactagaagttcaccatcactataatcttctacaacatcagctttaccataattttctagttgttttccattttgattcgcagtctcccttttgatcttgttctgtagcctatagcactcagatttaatgtgccatttctttttgcaaaagttacaagttttacctctatttgaagacttcgatctatccttagatttactgcgaggattTCGTTCTTGTGTCATTCCACGATCATCATTAGTATTTCGAttttgtctcccacgaacaataagaccctctccctgagagtcggttTTAagcacaagatgcttcatcttatcatacgaggttaaagaatcagaaacctcatcaactgtgagagactcgcggctatataaaattgtatctctaaaggttgaataagacgggggcaacgaacaaagtagaatcaaccctagatcttccttatcctactgaacctccatggcctccaagtttgagagaatttctttgaatactgttaagtgttcgtgcacagatgcaccttcctccaaacaatgagcataaagacgctgcttcatatgtagcttgctagttagagttttcgacatacatatctGTTCCAACCTCTTCTATAATCCAGTGGCTGTCttttccttcatcacatcctgcaaaattttgttagacagatgtagatgtaactgtgttaataCCTTTCGATCCTTGCGCTTCTTCTCTTCTTCCGTCAAAGTTGAAGGCATATTATCTATCCCTAGTAGGGCTTCTTCTAAGTctatctgtgcaagaactgcttacATTTTtatctgccacaatgcaaatctggtgttgcgatccaatagCGAAATTTCGtacttcaaagacgtcattaccgtgattgagatgaacaacccgaaagctcggataccaatttgacaaaaatataatgtctgtaatgacaatatatcgcaaataaaaatagaaatagaaatagaaaaataaagaacacacagattttacgtggaaaccctttcgggaaaaaaccacaggcagaggagaagaaaattcactatgtcgaaaaaaattaaacacaagaggagtagactatgcttatttataggcttgtaaaccttattctaataggagtgaaactacttatattcaaataatatcaaatagatggagtttaataaggtttaaaaaaccttattctaaaataaaataaaagaagtataattctatagggatttaacttttattttatttaatatttaaataagaatttgggtcagtTGATTCTATGAtattaaaaagatgaataaacatattaaaaaggTTATGGCATTGGCAGGCAGCCTGCCAAATCAAATTACCCCTCATCTCTCTTTGTTCTTTAAACTCTCTTCGATCATCATTCTCCCCCATCTTGTTGAATCaaatctttattttaaaaaaatgggaaTTCTGTCAGAAATGAGGGATGTTTGGGTACAGAGAAGAGCAAAGTTCTTCATAATTCCTTCTCCCGCTGAAGACCAGAAGAAATTGAGAGCCCAGCAATCCtcccaaggttttttttttttttggctcatCATTCTCCCCCATCTTGTTGAATCaaatctttattttaaaaaagtggGAATTCTGTCAGAAATGAGGGATGTTTGGGTACAGAGAAGAGCAAAGTTCTTCATAATTCCTTCTCCCGCTGAAGACCAGAAGAAATTGAGAGCCCAGCAATCCtcccaaggttttttttttttttggctttgaaTCTTTCATTTCCTTAAATTTTCGGTGATCAAAGCTGGCATCCCATGAAATCATGTTGCATTTTCCCCTTGTAATTCGctttaaaaaaacttttttttattaaatttgagtatatacatatgtatatatcagatattaaaattttaggaaaCTAATGCAGAAGGTATTCGTGCCGGTCTCAAGGCTGCTGCCATTACCGGCATTTTTACCGCTGTGCCTACAGTAAGTTAAACCTTAACCTTTCTCTTATTGGTTGTTCTTTTATTAATACCAATATTAATTATTCCTTCCTGCCTGTGTTTTCATTTTACAAGATTTTCCTGCGAAGTTTTTCTTTGGTTACTGATTGTCCGTGTAAGTGGTAGAGAACATGTAATTACAGTTTCATGATCATTTAAAATATGCTTGAACTCACAATACTTTCACTACTCCTGGCATCTAATTCTcttattgcttttatttttagaaattttaggaatttaatcTCCATAAATTAATTGGCAACCCTTATGTGTTTTTCTCAGTTGATTGCAGTTCGTAAGGTTGCTTGGGCAAAGGCAAACCTCAACCATACTGCTCAAGCTCTTATCATAAGTGGAGGTGTTTTCTGAAACCTATACTACTTAAAATTTATTAGCGTTACTCAAAAGCAATCATATTCTCACTAGTCCTAACTTGTGATATGCATTATTTCTATGTATTATTAATGTATGAATCCAATTAAGACATTTGATTATAACAGTTTTTCTCGTCGTAATATGTCTTATCTGTTATCGGTTAAACAACATCGATTGCCGCTTACTTCATTACTGTTAATAAAACCGTGTTGGAAAGCGCTAGGAAGAATTCTCGAGCTCAGTTTGACAACAAAACTGCTTGAATACCTCATCCGAAGGTAATGCAAAATGGACTGAGAGCAACTTTACTATATGTGTTACAGTTTAATGATGTTGGTCACATAATGCAATTGTTTTCCTTCCTGGGTTTTATGTTCAAATGTTGATTTTCTATTCTAGAATTTAAGCTGGTTTGCAGTTTTTGGGTTCGATTGTATCTATTTAACAAAGTAATTGATCCCTAGCGTTTGTGCCATTATTTTAGAGTGTTCAACTCATCTCAATGATATAAATTCAATTTGTAAATTCAAATTGCAAGAGTTACCTACTAGCGATGTGTGGGGTAATGATTTACTCTTATTAATGGTATGTAAATTGTATCACATATATTTAATGCATTTCTtaattgaaaaagtaaaaaagataTATAGAAAAGGAGTAAATGCACCATTTGGGTCTAAATCCTTGAGCAATGCTCACATAGGGATCAAATCTTCCAAAGTGATGGCTGCTCATCGGTCCACGAACAAAATGTATTAATACAAGTACAGCACATTGGGTTGATGGTATACTTTCTCTTTGATTGAATTATGACCTGCCTGCAAATTTTAAGAATGATTGAGATTTATTTTAAGGAACCTGTGGGGGTATAGGaagttttgtaatatttttaccataaataaAGTGATAAAGTATCTATAGttaatttattatcaattttagtTTAGTCCTTAACTATTTAGTTAAGGATTGTTTTATtagatttcatataaaaataagaaaaaaaagacaaaaatatcaatatattaatattcatttctttcttataaaaatatttttaagtagttttattgattgagttggtgttgaGCTAATTCGTGACACTACTcgatcaattatttaattaacattataaattaatagtatatatatagtGCATAAAAGAACAGTATTGATATATAATGCACACTACATTATGAGACACTCACAACGTAGATGAAAATAATTATCTAAcaaatatattttagaaaaaaattgatataaaaaacaaatgagaatttaattaaaataataaagttaaaGTATTAATAAGAAACTCGTGTATTGGCTTGATAGTCAATGTGTTCACTGTCCCAGGTGTGGCGCTAGTCATCTTACTATTAAGGCTTTGCCATCCTAttataattcacaaaaaaaaattaataactcaaaaatggtatgtttttagattttatatacaaatataaaaagatattaaaaatatataactttttggTTAGTATTAAGTACACTGagaatattcttttttttattccacaagcagttttgaaattttgatatgtgcctctcttttttaaatatttatttttttgattttatattataccTCAACAGGACACTTGTTACCCCTCTAACTTTagttatcaaaatttaaaaactccACTAATAATATACCAAATAAATTTCCATAACTTTTAATCAAAATCATCTACAATGTCAaaactaaatatttaaatataaaaactttaaatattgattatcttatttaatccaaaaaatgtatactataaatataaatgcttcaattttgattttcatttttttttcttacaaaaaaaaagagagtagcAATTTACATATCCGTGATTACATTAATGTCATCTTGTAAATTATTTAGAATAAAAGTATCAATTTGTTGGGGAAGCGAAGCAAATTCATGGAGACTCAATTTATAGTCAAACATCATACCAGCTAAGGCATTAGTCGCTCCATTAGATTCCCTGTAAATATGCACGATGTGAACCACCCATATTCGAGCGCAAAGTTCTTTTATTGTGCATATCAATAAACAATCACATTCCAATACAACCAATTTCCACCTCTTAGACCATAGCAACTTAAGTTCAACACTACATTTCCCAGTATTGCGACCATAGCCAAATATCCATTTACCATGATTGTCTCTAGTAATCCCAACTGAGCAAGCAAGTTTGGTATGAGGTTTTCTTGCATTGTCTATGTTCATTTTGACACAACCAACTATAGGTGGTTGTCGAGGGCTTGgttgatttttcttttcaattatctAGTTGTGTCATAATTTATAtgctcaaaaaaaattaaaatgctaATTTCATTTAATAATCTACATGCAATTAATATTGTactataaattttattacatgtttatatgtgtgaaaataatgtatttgaaataaataaattgggTAATAAAgttagaatttataaaaatatcaaaataaaactttaattgaaattgttaaaaaaacaCATTATAAATGTTTGTAGCATGAATTTAAATTTTggcatttgtaattttttttattgttttttattgcATAACTTTAATGATTAAGGACCGACAACCCCACCCACCATCACCAACTATTTAACAGTTACTCTTATAAACTAAAGtcttatcttttatttatttattttggtctaattttaaatttatgaaaattaaaaggttaattCTTCTATTTTCATTTATTGAGATTTTACTCTCGTGCgttatgaaaattgaaaaattaattaaatttaataatttaattattaatttgaaaataatcaatttagcaattcatgaatatataaggaattgataaaaaaattgccGTTAAACAATTAAATCAGATAGTGATAAATTTcagtatttttaataaaaaataacagtttaataatttatatgaaaaaaatagcaaaaatcaaTGCTTAAATTTACGTGTTTATCAATAATTAGAGTTGCTTATCaattttgtattaaaataaaGATTTAATTTGTGTTTTCAAATCGTACTAAACTAGTTTGATCAAGAATATGTTAAGGCATCGGTTTAAAGAGAggcaaaattttaattgattcgTGAGTTGCTATGAACTAATTGaatcaatttaaaaatcaattaaaccaatGATTGAATCGGTCGaaccatattttatattttttaatatcataaatttttaataaattatttgatcTAAACTAGACGaaccaaaaataaatagtttgattgGTTTGGTCAAggttatttaaattgaattggaTCGATTGGTCAGATAGATTAGATCAGGAACCTGTAAGGACGTTGATTCAAAAAATAAAGTATTGAACCAGTTAACTCAGATATTGGTATtgcaaaaaatcaattaaactaaatttttaatatttttatttttttaaaattttaataattcatttaattaattcgaatagataaattaaattgattagaaCAATGAAgcaataatttatattaaaactgTGGATTTGACCGCTCCCAAATTCTTAGAtttaactttataatttttataaaacagaGATATGAAGTTCTTAGATATTTTTTAAAGCCAAAGTATAAgtctataagacaaaagagagaataaagaaaaaataaaacggAGAAAAAAGAAGGCGCCTGCCACAACAAAGTAATTTTTATTTCGGTTCCGATCCTcaacttaaaataaatatcataaataaatctggcaattaattatttttagtcaGTCATCTTAatcaaaaggggaaaaaaaagaaaa containing:
- the LOC107953860 gene encoding uncharacterized protein isoform X4 — translated: MALAGSLPNQITPHLSLFFKLSSIIILPHLVESNLYFKKMGILSEMRDVWVQRRAKFFIIPSPAEDQKKLRAQQSSQEMRDVWVQRRAKFFIIPSPAEDQKKLRAQQSSQEGIRAGLKAAAITGIFTAVPTIFLRSFSLVTDCPFDCSS
- the LOC107953860 gene encoding uncharacterized protein isoform X3; this encodes MALAGSLPNQITPHLSLFFKLSSIIILPHLVESNLYFKKMGILSEMRDVWVQRRAKFFIIPSPAEDQKKLRAQQSSQEMRDVWVQRRAKFFIIPSPAEDQKKLRAQQSSQEGIRAGLKAAAITGIFTAVPTLIAVRKVAWAKANLNHTAQALIISGGVF
- the LOC107953860 gene encoding uncharacterized protein isoform X5 produces the protein MALAGSLPNQITPHLSLFFKLSSIIILPHLVESNLYFKKMGILSEMRDVWVQRRAKFFIIPSPAEDQKKLRAQQSSQEGIRAGLKAAAITGIFTAVPTLIAVRKVAWAKANLNHTAQALIISGGVF
- the LOC107953860 gene encoding uncharacterized protein isoform X1; its protein translation is MALAGSLPNQITPHLSLFFKLSSIIILPHLVESNLYFKKMGILSEMRDVWVQRRAKFFIIPSPAEDQKKLRAQQSSQGFFFFWLIILPHLVESNLYFKKVGILSEMRDVWVQRRAKFFIIPSPAEDQKKLRAQQSSQEGIRAGLKAAAITGIFTAVPTLIAVRKVAWAKANLNHTAQALIISGGVF
- the LOC107953860 gene encoding uncharacterized protein isoform X2, coding for MALAGSLPNQITPHLSLFFKLSSIIILPHLVESNLYFKKMGILSEMRDVWVQRRAKFFIIPSPAEDQKKLRAQQSSQGFFFFWLIILPHLVESNLYFKKVGILSEMRDVWVQRRAKFFIIPSPAEDQKKLRAQQSSQEGIRAGLKAAAITGIFTAVPTIFLRSFSLVTDCPFDCSS